Proteins from one Pelagicoccus sp. SDUM812003 genomic window:
- a CDS encoding AAA family ATPase has product MPFLTRIDCPADENPSEFPLNLPFVPSLSARDIPCNVLFFVGENGSGKSTLLEAIGIAAKRVNIGKSDLSADGTLDAIRPLSDRLTLSWRRRSANGFFLRAEDFFNFIRRNQDLEKTFDGLIERFKDDDRVRGYMESNRQAINGRYGRDLNDYSHGEGFFEFVRSRVNANGLYLFDEPEAALSPQRQLAFALFVREKALAGCQFIIATHSPIILSCPDAEIWEFSEEGLAERSYSELEHVRFSKSFLADPQRYWRQLESSD; this is encoded by the coding sequence ATGCCATTCCTGACGCGAATCGACTGCCCCGCGGATGAAAACCCGAGCGAGTTTCCCCTCAATCTTCCGTTTGTCCCATCGCTCTCAGCCCGCGACATCCCCTGCAACGTGCTCTTTTTCGTGGGCGAGAACGGCAGTGGAAAGTCCACCTTGCTCGAGGCGATCGGCATCGCCGCCAAGCGCGTCAACATCGGAAAATCGGATCTTTCGGCGGATGGGACGCTCGACGCGATTCGCCCCCTTTCGGATCGACTCACCCTGAGTTGGAGGCGCCGCTCCGCCAACGGCTTTTTCCTCCGAGCAGAGGACTTCTTCAACTTCATCCGACGCAATCAGGATCTAGAAAAAACCTTCGACGGACTGATCGAACGCTTCAAGGACGACGACCGAGTTCGCGGCTACATGGAGAGCAACCGACAGGCCATCAATGGCCGCTACGGAAGAGATCTCAACGACTATTCGCACGGAGAGGGGTTCTTCGAGTTCGTGCGCTCGCGGGTCAATGCCAACGGACTTTACCTCTTCGACGAACCCGAGGCAGCTCTCTCTCCGCAGCGTCAGCTCGCATTCGCCCTCTTCGTGCGGGAAAAAGCGTTAGCTGGCTGCCAGTTCATCATCGCCACCCATTCGCCTATTATCCTCAGCTGCCCCGACGCCGAGATCTGGGAGTTTAGCGAAGAGGGGCTTGCCGAAAGATCGTATTCAGAACTTGAGCACGTACGATTCAGCAAAAGCTTTCTAGCTGATCCGCAGCGCTATTGGAGACAGCTCGAATCGTCGGACTAA